From the genome of Vibrio porteresiae DSM 19223, one region includes:
- a CDS encoding DUF2189 domain-containing protein — MSNEIERDFNLGGTVESALSGQYELSVTKVFKEAWDCTIKHFFSFTPSIILLTILQVAIFFIALNLQVYDVTGVFEQFAKTGSIPAGFMQALYLANFSYEVVSAPFFAGVCLMAMSHAAGLKTKTRQITSGLQFTITVIFVTLISLLLQGIANLLLPVVSLYLSLAFSNTVLLVCEKRVRPLNALLLSLRAVNRKIFQIAIIYAVLMGLFLAALMFYGVGLLFVLPFYFHVKGIIYRNMFGIRLKIVATNQQNGDDDQNNNNQVFNA; from the coding sequence ATGAGTAATGAAATCGAAAGAGACTTTAATTTAGGGGGAACGGTCGAAAGTGCCCTCAGTGGACAGTATGAACTGAGCGTTACTAAGGTGTTTAAAGAGGCATGGGATTGTACCATCAAGCATTTTTTCTCTTTTACACCATCGATTATTCTGTTGACCATTCTGCAAGTGGCTATTTTCTTTATCGCCTTGAACTTGCAGGTCTACGACGTGACGGGCGTGTTTGAACAGTTTGCTAAAACGGGCTCAATCCCCGCAGGTTTTATGCAAGCTCTGTACCTTGCCAACTTTAGTTATGAAGTCGTTAGCGCGCCATTTTTCGCTGGCGTGTGCTTAATGGCGATGAGTCATGCCGCTGGTTTAAAAACCAAAACTCGCCAAATCACGAGCGGATTGCAATTTACGATTACGGTTATCTTTGTCACCTTAATCAGTTTGCTACTGCAAGGTATTGCCAACCTATTATTACCAGTGGTTTCTCTTTATTTATCATTGGCGTTTAGCAATACAGTATTGTTAGTGTGTGAAAAACGTGTTCGTCCTCTCAATGCATTACTTTTGTCATTAAGAGCGGTGAATCGCAAGATTTTTCAGATTGCTATCATCTATGCTGTACTCATGGGGCTGTTTTTGGCTGCACTGATGTTTTATGGTGTAGGTTTACTTTTTGTTTTGCCATTTTACTTCCATGTAAAAGGGATTATCTACCGCAATATGTTTGGTATTAGACTGAAAATTGTCGCGACAAATCAACAGAATGGTGATGATGATCAAAACAACAATAATCAGGTGTTTAATGCATAA
- a CDS encoding glucosaminidase domain-containing protein, producing the protein MHKYVIIAAVLVMASCSVYYANRQEIWDGSSSQQYRRMAPPPDFSQIKDINERKKTFLDYMRQGVINENARIQKERTMLLRLRENYATNSVSSRDIVNAKVLGELYGVELEDNQLSKSWLDKMLLRVDVLPQALVLTQAANESAWGTSRFAKQAKNYFGQWCYRTGCGLVPKERKEGMTHEVAKFASVSESIHRYFMNVNRNRAYRQLRLIRAELREQDIDITTTDAAISMVEGLNKYSERGQDYVQDIQAMIQHNRQYWDN; encoded by the coding sequence ATGCATAAGTACGTCATTATTGCAGCAGTATTAGTGATGGCCAGTTGCAGTGTTTATTATGCAAACCGGCAAGAGATCTGGGATGGTTCGTCGTCCCAGCAATACCGAAGAATGGCTCCTCCGCCCGATTTTTCACAAATTAAAGACATCAACGAGCGTAAAAAGACGTTTCTCGATTATATGCGTCAAGGCGTCATTAATGAGAACGCGCGAATTCAAAAAGAACGTACTATGTTGCTTCGTTTGCGTGAAAATTACGCCACCAACTCGGTTAGTTCTCGCGATATCGTGAATGCTAAGGTATTAGGAGAACTTTACGGCGTTGAGCTTGAAGACAATCAATTGAGTAAATCATGGCTTGATAAAATGTTACTTCGAGTCGATGTTTTACCTCAGGCATTAGTTCTAACTCAGGCTGCCAATGAATCGGCATGGGGAACCTCTCGCTTTGCGAAGCAAGCCAAGAATTATTTTGGTCAGTGGTGTTACCGCACTGGATGTGGACTTGTGCCAAAGGAGCGTAAAGAGGGCATGACTCACGAAGTTGCTAAGTTTGCTTCGGTCAGTGAATCCATTCATCGCTATTTTATGAATGTAAACCGTAATCGTGCTTATCGGCAGTTGCGTTTGATTCGAGCTGAACTTCGCGAACAGGATATCGATATCACCACCACGGATGCTGCTATTTCAATGGTTGAAGGGCTTAATAAATATTCTGAACGCGGTCAAGATTACGTGCAGGATATTCAAGCAATGATTCAGCATAACAGACAATATTGGGACAATTAG
- a CDS encoding DUF2987 domain-containing protein → MKFCWLILWVLTLLGITAKANAQHYFFYYSDLHHKVRFNEVNRYPDVKVGLFFINQADESLCTITDAWMSKEDKVMPLTSSLEQGLILPSRVVFHSINPHVFVDTQIDSYCQYKPLMIVRYPKGGRISTRYLLSIVSEMSQMRKEVFGPINFSPEPSISGLDFLWYTQTEMNTTEYHHRTITISELTQQQWVDVPLEVSVIRALM, encoded by the coding sequence ATGAAATTCTGCTGGTTAATACTTTGGGTATTAACTCTGTTAGGCATAACAGCAAAGGCTAATGCGCAACACTATTTTTTCTATTATTCTGATCTTCATCATAAGGTCCGCTTTAACGAGGTAAATCGATACCCCGATGTTAAAGTGGGCCTTTTTTTTATTAATCAGGCTGATGAAAGTCTCTGTACCATAACAGATGCTTGGATGTCGAAAGAAGACAAAGTGATGCCACTCACATCGAGTTTAGAGCAGGGACTTATCTTGCCATCACGAGTGGTGTTCCATTCAATAAACCCACACGTATTTGTGGATACACAAATTGATAGCTATTGCCAATATAAGCCGCTGATGATCGTGAGATATCCGAAGGGAGGGCGTATTTCAACCCGCTATCTATTAAGCATAGTGTCTGAGATGTCGCAGATGCGTAAAGAGGTTTTTGGCCCAATTAATTTTAGTCCAGAACCTAGTATCAGTGGTCTTGATTTCTTGTGGTATACACAAACAGAAATGAATACCACGGAATATCACCATCGAACGATCACTATCTCTGAATTGACCCAACAGCAATGGGTTGATGTCCCCCTAGAAGTGAGTGTGATTAGAGCGCTTATGTAG
- the ttcA gene encoding tRNA 2-thiocytidine(32) synthetase TtcA, with the protein MTEQTQELTKAQHYNFNKLQKRIRRNTGQAIADFNMIEEGDRIMVCLSGGKDSFTMLDILMSLQKSAPVSFELVAVNLDQKQPGFPGHILPEYLESLGVEYKIVEEDTYSIVQDKVPEGKTTCALCSRLRRGILYRTAKELGATKIALGHHRDDILETLFLNMFYGGKMKGMPPKLVSDNGEHVVIRPLAYCREKDIIKYSDLRGYPIIPCNLCGSQPNLQRQNIKQMLNGWDKQFPGRIETMFRAMQNVVPSHLADFELFDFKSIDRDSGVINGGDIGFDKEEMPQQPIDDEDSVVSFDPSLQLDVTNL; encoded by the coding sequence ATGACTGAGCAAACTCAAGAGCTAACCAAAGCTCAACACTATAATTTTAATAAACTGCAAAAACGCATTCGTCGTAATACAGGCCAAGCTATTGCTGATTTCAATATGATTGAAGAAGGCGATCGCATCATGGTTTGTCTATCTGGCGGTAAAGACAGTTTTACCATGCTTGATATTCTGATGAGTTTGCAAAAAAGTGCACCAGTCTCATTTGAACTTGTGGCAGTTAACTTAGACCAAAAACAGCCAGGTTTTCCAGGTCATATCTTGCCTGAATACTTAGAGAGCCTAGGCGTCGAATATAAAATTGTCGAAGAAGACACCTACTCTATTGTTCAAGACAAAGTGCCTGAAGGTAAAACCACCTGTGCCCTTTGTTCTCGACTACGTCGTGGTATCTTATACCGTACAGCAAAAGAATTAGGTGCAACCAAAATCGCGCTTGGCCATCACCGTGATGACATTTTGGAAACCCTGTTTCTGAACATGTTCTACGGCGGCAAAATGAAAGGTATGCCACCTAAGTTAGTATCCGATAATGGTGAACATGTGGTGATTCGTCCTCTCGCTTACTGTCGTGAGAAAGACATTATTAAATACTCTGATTTACGTGGTTACCCAATCATTCCATGTAACTTGTGTGGTTCTCAACCTAACCTACAACGACAAAACATCAAACAGATGTTGAATGGATGGGATAAGCAATTTCCAGGTCGCATTGAAACCATGTTCCGCGCGATGCAAAACGTAGTTCCTAGCCACTTAGCTGACTTTGAGCTATTTGATTTTAAATCAATAGATCGTGATTCAGGTGTCATTAATGGCGGCGATATCGGTTTTGATAAAGAAGAGATGCCACAGCAACCAATCGATGATGAAGACAGTGTTGTCTCATTTGATCCAAGCCTTCAGTTGGATGTGACCAATCTTTAA